A stretch of Microbacterium sp. LWH3-1.2 DNA encodes these proteins:
- a CDS encoding helix-turn-helix domain-containing protein: protein MPIEQRDKPHSWPLSLARRAQRKDKSMAGKRRLGSVADAAAERGVSESTVRSWIRSGSIQAERVGQRRYVVDLDSGPIDPRREAFARALATITADDVAVMRDLAGRLDESLGGEPTLFALAWDVLGTTSRHSHLTEKAA, encoded by the coding sequence GTGCCGATCGAGCAAAGAGACAAGCCACACTCGTGGCCTTTGTCCCTTGCTCGGCGCGCCCAGCGAAAGGACAAGAGCATGGCGGGGAAACGTCGACTCGGCAGTGTTGCAGACGCCGCCGCCGAGCGTGGGGTGTCGGAATCGACAGTGCGCAGCTGGATCCGCTCCGGCAGCATCCAAGCAGAGCGAGTCGGGCAGCGGCGATATGTCGTTGACCTTGACTCAGGTCCGATCGATCCCCGGCGCGAGGCTTTCGCACGAGCCCTCGCGACGATCACGGCCGACGACGTTGCCGTCATGCGCGATCTGGCGGGCCGGCTCGACGAATCGCTCGGCGGAGAACCGACGCTCTTCGCACTCGCCTGGGACGTTCTCGGGACGACATCGCGTCACTCGCACCTGACTGAGAAGGCAGCCTGA